Genomic window (Acidobacteriota bacterium):
CCGACATTCGTTTACTCGACATATGTCCGCAACGACATCGATCGCTGGTCAAACAACACGGACACGTACAACGGCGAGATCGGCAATTCGACGATTTTCAACGCCGACCGCGTCGCCTTCTACCCGCCGTTTACGGGAAACAACATCGATTCGACGCTATATTTCGGCACTTATCGTCTCTATATCAGCACGAATCGCGGCACAAACTGGACGGCGCCGGCCGGAGCCACCGACCTGACTTTGGGCGGCGGGGACGTGCTTTCGGCGATCGGTGTTGCGCGCTCGAACACGAACACGATCTACACCGGATCGTCGCAGGGCCGGGTGATGGCAAGCACCAACGGCGGCGTGAACTGGACGCAGGTCACGACCGGACTTCCGGCACGCTTCATCAAGAGCATCGTCGTCAGCCGCACCGACCCGAATACCGCTTATCTGACCGTTTCCGGGTTCGACTCCGGGCACGTTTTCAAGACGACGAACGGCGGAACCAACTGGACCGACATCAGCGGCAACTTGCCGAATATTCCGACCAACACGCTGCTCATCGACGTCAATAATCCGGCGACCCTCTACGTCGGAACGGACGTCGGGGTTTTTCGCTCAACGACCGACGGAACTACCTGGGAGACGTTCAACAACGGAATGCCTCCCGTGATCGTCACCGAACTCGATCAAAACGCGAGCGGGCTGATCCAGGCATCGACCTACGGCCGCGGCGCGTATGAGGTCAATCCCGCATTGGCGAGAAAATCGCCGGCGGATTTCGACGGCGACGGCAAGACCGATATCTCAATTTTTCGTTCGGATCTCGGACAATGGTGGCTCAACCGCAGTGCTTCCGGGCTCATCGTTCATACGTTCGGAAATGCGGCCGACAAGATCACGCCGGCCGACTTTACCGGAGACGGCTCGGCGGATGTCGCGATCTGGCGTCCGTCAAACGGCGAATGGTACGTTCTGCGGAGCGAGAACTTCACCTTCTACTCGTTCCCGTTCGGAACCAGTGGCGACACGCCGGTCGCCGGCGATTATGACGGCGACGGCAAAGCGGACGCGGCAGTTTTCCGGCCTGGCAATTCGACTTGGTACATCCAGAGATCGACCGGCGGAACAACGATTACGGGATTCGGAGCCGCGGATGATAAACCGGTTCCGGGAGACTTCGACGGCGACGGAAAGGACGACATCGCGATCTACCGACCGTCTGTCGGCCAATGGTGGCTGAATCGCTCGACGGCCGGCGTCATCGCAGTGACGTTCGGAAATCCGACCGACAAACCGGTTTCAGGCGATTACACCGGCGACGGCAAGGCGGACATCGCGATCTGGCGTCCGTCGAATGGTGAATGGTTCATTCTTCGGAGCGAGAACTCGACGTTTTATTCCTTCCCGTTCGGGGCCAACGGCGACACGCCGGCACCTGGCGATTACGACGGCGACGGCAAATGGGATGCAGGCGTTTTCCGGCCGACCGGCGGAACGTGGTACGTGAGCCGCTCGACTTCGGGACTCCTGATCCAGAATTTCGGTAACTCGACCGATTCGCCCGTTCCGGGATTCAACAATCCTTAGCGATTGCGATCTGGGATTTGCGATTTGCGATTTGCGATTTGCGATTGGGGGATTCCAGGATTCCATTGATTCCATGATTCCAGGATTCCATTGATTCCAGGGATTCCATGATTCCATTGATTCCATTGATTCCAGGATTCCATTGATTCCATGATTCCATGATTCCATGATTCCATTGATTCCATTGATTCCATTGATTCCATTGATTCCATTGATTCCATGATTACAGGGATTCCGATTAAATCTTCGAAATCTGGAATCCTTGGAATCCCTGGAATCTTGGAATCCTGGAATCCTGAAATCTTGAAATCCTGGATACTTGGAATCTGGAATCTTGGAATCTGAAATCCTGAAATCTTGGAATCCTGAAATCGGGAGCTTTGAAAAACCCAGGGGTTCTTTGTATTCGGGGTCGGGACGAGTCGGTACCATCTGCGGTAGCGGATGGTTGAAGATCGGTTGGTATCAATACTTCGGTCCGGGAGTGCCGCAACCAACCATCCGCTACCGCAGATGGTACCGACTCGACGCGATTGCAACGCGATTCGGGATTCCCAGTCTGGAACCCTTGGAATTCTGGAATCTGGAATCTTGGAATCTGGAAATCTTGGAATCCTGGAATCCTGGAATCCTGGAATCCTGGAATCCTGGAATCCTGGAATCCTGGAATCCTGGAATCTTGGAATCCTGGAATCTTGGAATCCTGGAATCCTGGAATCTTGGAATCCAAAATTCATGCTCCGGCGCGCTTTGCTTTCTCGACTTCGGTGTGCATTTCGAGTTGGTCGACCAACTTGAGAAAGTCCATCCGTGGGTATGAATAACGCCCGACGGTTCGGAACGCGAGTTGCGGCTTGCTGCCGTCGAAAAGATGATATCCCCAGTAAAGCAATTGCTTCGAGAATCTGATCGCGCATTCCGCGGGGTCGATGTAGTGAAGCCGTGAATCGGTTTCCCGCATCACTTTGAACTGTGTCTTGAGGGCCTCGTTCAGGAGTCTGTTGCGATTCGGCTCATCGGTTTGAAGCGAATTGATGAGCACGAACAACTCGGCCTTTTGATTCTCCCGGCGGATCGATGCCAGGGTTCGTTTGATGACATCCGCGTTCTTGTTGATCCCGAGCGGATTGAGCGTCGTCGGAACGATGCAGTAATCGAATTTCTGAATATATTCTCTCGGATTCGACTCGAACTCAGGATTGCAGTCGCAAACAACGATCTTCGTTTCCCGATAATCGCCCTCGCTCCATTCGTCTTTGGTCAAAACCGAAACCACCGACCCGAAATTCCCGCGCGTCGCCGGCAGATAGACTCCGTCGCCGAGGATCTTGCGCAAATTCTGCTGGTGATCGAGATCGATCAGCGCGACATCGTAACCATTCATTGCGAACGCGCCGGCGAGATGCGCCGAGATCGTCGTTTTCCCGACTCCGCCTTTGCAGGTAAAAACCCCGATGTAGATCGGGCGGTCGCGCTCCTCGGCCGAGTCGATGCGTTCGCAATCGAAAATCAATTGATTGTCGCGCATTATCGCGAGTTGCAGATTCGAGATCTTCTCCTCGCGCATATACGCGTAAACAGACGGCGTAAACCCGCTCGTTGAAATGAAAAGTCCGGTCGAGAGGTTTTTGGGATTTGGACTTGAAAGGAAATCGAGGAAGCGTTCGATCTGTCCGAGATGAACTTTGGCCCGCTGGTTGCGGAGTTCGATCGCCGACCGCGCCCCCGGTTTCGACACCTCAAACGAATAATGGCGAACTTCGCGCGGTGCGATCTGTGCGGCCCAACCTTCGCGACGCAACAAGAAAAGCGCAAGGCGCTCGGTTTCCGTCGCGCGTTCGACAACCACTTCTCTTTTCCTGTCCGAGTCCGTCAGTACATCAAGCAACTCGGCCCAGCGCATTCTTTTAGGCGGCATTTTTATCTATAGTGCAGAGTGCATAGCGCACAGTGCATAGTCCACTATTCACTATGCACTCTGCACTTTGCACTATGCGTTTTCGCCAAACGCCGCGAGGACCTCGGTGGCGTGGTTTTCGACGTTGACCTTATCGAAGATATGGACGATCTTACCGTCTTCGTCGATCAGAAAGGTCTTGCGCGTAATACCCATATAGGTCTTGCCCATAAACTTCTTCTCGCCGTAAACTCCGTAGAGTTCGCTGACCTGATGTTCGGCATCGGCGATCAGAGTTGAGGTCAGGCCATATTTGGCGATGAATTTCAGGTGCTTTTTCTCGTTGTCGAGCGAAACTCCTATCGCGGTAATGTTGTTTTCCGAAAGTTTGTCGTTTGCATCACGAAACGAACATGCTTCTTTCGTTCAGCCAGGCGTATCGTCTTTCGGGTAGAAAAAGAGCGCGACACGCTTGCCGCGGAGACCCGAAAGAGAAACGTCGGAGCCGTTTTCGTCCTTCGCCGTAAAATCCGGCGCAATTTCTCCAACTTTCAGCATATTCCTCCAAAATCCTGTAAAATTCGATAACCCGACTCTCCGGCGATCGCCGGTTTTGTTTGGGGCCATTCTGTGGGAAGTTCCTAAATTGTAGCAAATGATACGGTTTTCGGAAAAACTTGGGTTGAGAAAACTCGCCGATGTTAAGGCAGCATTTCGCGCCCGGATCGTCGACGAGTTCGAATTCCGGGCGAAAAGCTGCGTGACCTGCGAAACCAAAGGCGCCTGCTGCCTAGACGCGCATTTCGTCAACGTGCATATTTCAAGGCTCGAAGCGGTCGCGATGCGGAAAAGGCTCGAAACTCTTGATCCGGAACTGCGTGCGGCCGTCGATGAGCGCATCACAGAAGCGATCGCGAAATACAAACTCGACGAAGCGCTCGACACGTTCGCCGCGACCTACGCCTGCCCGTTGTTCGAAAAAGGAATCGGCTGCCTCGTCCACGACGTCAAGCCCGCCGCGTGCATCGCGCACGCCTGTTACGAACGAGAAGAAGATCTGCCGCCCGACCAACTTCTCGACGCCGCCGAGGCCGAGATCGACCGGCTGAACCGACAGACTTATAGATCAAGTCAACCGTGGCTGCCCTTGCCGCTATGGCTCAGACGGCTCGATTGACAGGCAATGGTTACCCTCAGATCGCGCGGATCGAATTTGAAAGTCGTTGGTCGGGTGGTCTGCCGATATTGCCTGAACCTGGCGCCAAAAGGACTTTTTCAAAACGATTGGAGCGCGCGTAGCTGGTGACAGGATGCATCCCGCGCCGTCACCTACCGGAAACGTCGGGCAAAATGATCTGAGTCCCTGTATCGGGCGATTGCGAATCATCTGACCAAACGACGCGCGGCGTCCCGATATCAGTCGTTTGAGAAAGTGTTTCTTGATAGCTGCCGGCAAACAAGATCGATGAAAAACTTAGTTTGATCACGCGGCAGAGCCCGCGAATGTTCGAGCGGACCTATTCGTTCCTATCATCTCCGGAGTTAATCGATTCGCAGCCTGCAACTCGGAAAGGGAAATTTCAGTTCTACGCCCGCCTGACTCGACTCCGCGTTTATGAAAACACTCGGCGTTTCTATGTCGACAATATTTATCCCTTCTCTTCTTGGAATGAGCTTTTCCAACTTCGGGCAATTCAAATATAAGCCCGGATACACCGTGACTGTTCCGTAGAGTTTCCCTTTCTGACCTTTGAGGATTCTGATTGCGAAACGTCCGTCCGCGTCGATCATTACGCGCGATGAGGGGTTATCCTCATCCGCCTCTTCGTCTTCTTCCGCGACAAACTCAACGGCCGCGAATGCAGCATTCTTGCTATTCGCCGTTTTTCCATCCTGCATTCGCAAAACGCCGGTCACGGTTATGACCTCGGCTGTTTCGGGCGCGACGATTACAAGGTTCTCGATCTTTGTGCCAGGCGCTATTTGAATTTCGGACGCTCTTTCACGCTCTTTTACATTTGGGTAATAAAAGGCACGAAACGGCTCCTCAGCAGTTATTACGTCGTCATCATTGAACAAAAGCAAATACGATCCGGCCGGAATACCCTTCAGTTCGAACGAGCCGTCCGGCTCGGTACAATCAGAATTGTATAAGAACGGAACCTTCGTGCCGCGCGCCGGCAGCAGCTCCATACAGACGTCCTTGAGGGGGTTTCCGTTCGTATCAAAGAGCTTTCCGCGAATTGCAGAATCGATCTCAAAATAAAAGTTCCGCTCAGTATGCGCTTTCGGTTTTATTACCACTTGAGTGTCGTCATATCGCGCGAATTGAGTATGCTTAAAGCCGGCTATCGCCTCGGGCCGCACGGTGTATTTGCCAGGCGGCAGATCGTAGAGTTCATAGACTCCATTCTGATCGGTTGTGAGTTTGATCGTCTTGCCATTCCCTGAAACGAGAACGTTGTGATTGGAAAGCGGCTCAAAAGAGGAAGGCTGTTCCTCGATCGCACTCCTTACGTTCTTGGTGATTAGACCTGAAAGGCGGGTCCGAACCTTCACCTTGGATCGACTTTCCAGATACAAGATATCGGCCGCAGCCCATTTCACGGAGTTTGATCGCGTGCACGTACTGGCTATCCAAACATCGCTTGGCACGACTTTCGGAAATTGACCGGTTGCGGCGATCACGCCGTCGGACGATTTCGGATCACCAGGCTCAGCTCCGAGGTAACCGGGGGGGGGGGGGGGGGGGGGGGGGGTGAAAGATATTCTTCGCCGACACTCCGGTCGGAGAATGTCCAAACGCAATCGGCGCCGCCACCCTGTGCAAACTTAAGTTTTTGCCCGATCTTCAAGGTGCCCTTGTAAACTCTCTCAACGCTGAGGACCGTTTGTTTAATCCCGCCGTAATTCACGAGCCTTGGCGGCGGAGTATCCGTCTTTTCGATGGCCAGTACTTTGAGAATCACAACATTTGCGGATTTTTGATACTCCCGATCAACGGTGCCGTTGACCACACACGAGCATGCGACCGCCTTTCCTGCACACAAGGCGGCGACAGTTACGAAGATCAAAAAACTCCTCCTCATACTTTTCAGAATACTTAACTTTCACTCCGGCACGCAAGAAATCGCTCTCGTTCGCTCAGCCTATCGCTTCCAGGCGCCGTCACATGACATCTCAATCAATGCTCGTTCTTCGTCCCAAGGAAGCGACGGGTGCCGAACTGGGCGAGCAGACATCGACGCGCTGAAACAGTTTTGTGCGCGCACATAGATCACGGCTGCTTACGTCCGCGACTGCGTCACGATAGCAATGATTCGATCGCGGCAGTGAGAGAGGCTGTTCCGACCGATTCGATGCAGCGCGGCGAAACGTATTTCTCGCATCGGTAACCGGCGCACGGTTGGCAGTCGAACGGTTCGTACACGATCCGGTGCGGAGCGTCGGTCCAGGGACGCCAGTGATCGCGGTTCGACGAACCGAAAATCACGACCGAAGGGCAACCGACGGCCGAGGCTATATGCGCGATGCCTGAATCGTTGCCGACAAAAAGCGACGCGCGGGCGGCGAGTGCCGTGATCTCCGGCAAAGCGAGGTCGCTGAAGATCTCGATCGGCGAGGAAGCGATCGATTTGAGTAGTTCGAGTTGCCCGCGTTCGGTCGGTGCGCCGACCGCGACGACACGGTAACCGCGCACGTCGAGAAACTCGGCGACACGCGCGAACTTTTCCGTCGCCCACTGCTTCGTCGCAAACGCCGCAACGGGATGAAACATTGCGATTTTGGATTTTGGAATTTGGATTTTGGATTTTGGATCCTTCAAATCCGAGTCCGAGTCCGAACTCCGGAACTTGGAATCTTGGGTCTTGAGTCCTGAATCCTCGAATCTGGAATCTGGAATCCCGGAATCTGGAATCCTGGAATCCATAACCCCGGAATCCCGGAATCCCCGTAACCTGGAATCGATCGCAGCAACGGCAGACTCCGTGACGGCCAACGATGTCTTTGGCCGGTCTTCGACCGGAATCCCGACCGATCCGACGAGGGCCAAGTGCTGTTCGGCGGAATGCGTCACTGGCCGGCGCCAGAAATCGGCCGAAGACGTGAGCAGATGATTGTAAAGAAACTTGTACCGATAATGACCATAGCCGACGCGATGGGGCGCGCCGGAAACGCGCACAAAAAACGTCGACGTCGTGCCGCCGTGCAGGTTTATCGCGACGTCGTATTTCCGGCGCCTTATCTCGCGGGCGACCGCAAATCGCGACCGCTTGCTCGATTTTGAAAAACTCAGAACATCGTCCACCGCATCAAACCCATCGAGAATCGGCGCGACCCAGTCTTCGAGCAAAACATCGATCTTCGCGTCAGGCAAATGACGGCGAAGCGCGCTGAGCGTCGGCGTTATCAGGACCGTGTCGCCGATCGAGCGCAGACGCACGACGAGCACGCGTTTAACGTCTTTCCAGTCGATCGTTGGACCCTGAATCATCGGATTATTCTATCATCAGAAACTAAAGAAAAGCCGAGTGAGTCGACTAGTCCGAATCGCGGGGACCGCGCATTTGGAAGCGTTCAACGGTCTCCCAAACGCCGCCGGGCGCCTGTCGGATAAACGTGATCTCGTCAAAAATATGTTCGAAGGGCTGTATCCTGGAAGAAATGATCTCGAAATCGGCATCCGTGCAAACGCCGTTTCGCGGGTGAATGCGCGTCACGTGAGCGCCGTGCCGGCGCGGTAGCTCCAGAAGTTGTTCGCGAAGCCGATCGAACGCAGCCGGAACACGACATCGGACCAACACCAGATCGCCATCGCGTTCAGGCTGTCCGAATTTTAGCTTGATCGGCCGCAACTCAAGCCCGGCGATCCGCGTACGGAGTTCCACCCAATCGGAAACCTCGTCTTCGCGGATCAGCGTGACGTGAGAACCGATGAGTCGGGCTTGCTTCGGATTGAACTCGCGACGAACGGCATCGACCGCCTCGTTTCCGCGCAGAAAGAGCGTCGCCTGCCGCCGAATGACCGGGCTGTTCACGGACTATTTCTCGACCGTGGCTTCATCGACGAGCATAACGGGAATCTCGTCGCGGATCGGATAAACCAGCGCGCATTCAGGATTGACGCATTTGAGACCGGTTTGGTCGTCTTTGATCTTCACTTCCGATCTGCATTTCGGACAGCGGAGGATTTCGAGAAGTTCGGGACTTATAGCCATTTGCGATTTGCGATTTTCGATTTTCGATTTGCGATTTGCGATTTGCGATTTGCGATTTGCGATTTGCGATTTGCGATTTGCTGGCGAATCGGATCGTCATCGATGCCATTCGACGACGATCCGAAATCAGAAATCCCAAATCCTATTCCACTTTGGTTCCGCATTCGTTGCAGAACTTTGCGCCGGGGTTCATTTCGGCCTGGCAGTTCGCGCATTTCGGTTTTTCCTGCGAAGAACCGCATTCCGAACAGAATTTCGCGCCTTCGCGGAGTTCGGCTCCGCATTTCACGCACGGAACTTTCGCGACTTCCATCTTGCCGCCGCAATCGCCGCAGAACTTCGTTCCAGCGACATTCGGCTTTCCGCACGTCGGACACGGAACCATCGGGTTCTGCGGAGCCTGCGCTTGTCCGCCGCCCTGCGGCGCCATTCCGCCACCGAGCGCGTTGACCATCTGGTTGCCGACCGCGAATCCGGCGCCGAGACCGGCACCGAGACCGGCTCCGCCGC
Coding sequences:
- a CDS encoding VCBS repeat-containing protein; amino-acid sequence: MTDFLRRLAGIKTIAAIGIFLTTAIAIYVLVPTANKAPTRTPQTAREFEENAEKRFEAFMLERTFPTGKIPDNARRDAWESRPEDAQSNLLAASQWQSVGPLSTQSDIANWGLTSGRINAIAVSPSNSNLILLGASTGGVWRSTDGGTTFAATTDNQVDLAVGSIAFAPSDNSIVYAGMGDKASGYYGSGVLKSTDGGQSWTRVNNNTLPSPGRVSKILVDPANSNRVYVAQYAVLSGNSSFASGFFLSNDGGINWTRTIAGLPRDLVQHPTQPNTYYLAMARVDLATPTNGGVFKSTDGCATWTRVYTSPYATTSNMKIAVTPAAPQSLYVVTGQTSPSTAAQLETSPDEGANWTNRGSNFDVGQLSYNFYLFVHPTDPNTIYVGTRDLWRSTNLGVAFTNITNNFSIAGAYNPFNSKAHPDQHHFFQSTSNPNLIYIANDGGFYRSTDGAASFQSLNASLNLTQFTGIDLHPTDNTRTYGGTQDNGNQRRRGGSQWREFISGDGGQIVVDPVDPTFVYSTYVRNDIDRWSNNTDTYNGEIGNSTIFNADRVAFYPPFTGNNIDSTLYFGTYRLYISTNRGTNWTAPAGATDLTLGGGDVLSAIGVARSNTNTIYTGSSQGRVMASTNGGVNWTQVTTGLPARFIKSIVVSRTDPNTAYLTVSGFDSGHVFKTTNGGTNWTDISGNLPNIPTNTLLIDVNNPATLYVGTDVGVFRSTTDGTTWETFNNGMPPVIVTELDQNASGLIQASTYGRGAYEVNPALARKSPADFDGDGKTDISIFRSDLGQWWLNRSASGLIVHTFGNAADKITPADFTGDGSADVAIWRPSNGEWYVLRSENFTFYSFPFGTSGDTPVAGDYDGDGKADAAVFRPGNSTWYIQRSTGGTTITGFGAADDKPVPGDFDGDGKDDIAIYRPSVGQWWLNRSTAGVIAVTFGNPTDKPVSGDYTGDGKADIAIWRPSNGEWFILRSENSTFYSFPFGANGDTPAPGDYDGDGKWDAGVFRPTGGTWYVSRSTSGLLIQNFGNSTDSPVPGFNNP
- a CDS encoding AAA family ATPase — translated: MRWAELLDVLTDSDRKREVVVERATETERLALFLLRREGWAAQIAPREVRHYSFEVSKPGARSAIELRNQRAKVHLGQIERFLDFLSSPNPKNLSTGLFISTSGFTPSVYAYMREEKISNLQLAIMRDNQLIFDCERIDSAEERDRPIYIGVFTCKGGVGKTTISAHLAGAFAMNGYDVALIDLDHQQNLRKILGDGVYLPATRGNFGSVVSVLTKDEWSEGDYRETKIVVCDCNPEFESNPREYIQKFDYCIVPTTLNPLGINKNADVIKRTLASIRRENQKAELFVLINSLQTDEPNRNRLLNEALKTQFKVMRETDSRLHYIDPAECAIRFSKQLLYWGYHLFDGSKPQLAFRTVGRYSYPRMDFLKLVDQLEMHTEVEKAKRAGA
- the bcp gene encoding thioredoxin-dependent thiol peroxidase; the encoded protein is MLKVGEIAPDFTAKDENGSDVSLSGLRGKRVALFFYPKDDTPGUTKEACSFRDANDKLSENNITAIGVSLDNEKKHLKFIAKYGLTSTLIADAEHQVSELYGVYGEKKFMGKTYMGITRKTFLIDEDGKIVHIFDKVNVENHATEVLAAFGENA
- a CDS encoding glycosyltransferase family 9 protein, translated to MIQGPTIDWKDVKRVLVVRLRSIGDTVLITPTLSALRRHLPDAKIDVLLEDWVAPILDGFDAVDDVLSFSKSSKRSRFAVAREIRRRKYDVAINLHGGTTSTFFVRVSGAPHRVGYGHYRYKFLYNHLLTSSADFWRRPVTHSAEQHLALVGSVGIPVEDRPKTSLAVTESAVAAIDSRLRGFRDSGVMDSRIPDSGIPDSRFEDSGLKTQDSKFRSSDSDSDLKDPKSKIQIPKSKIAMFHPVAAFATKQWATEKFARVAEFLDVRGYRVVAVGAPTERGQLELLKSIASSPIEIFSDLALPEITALAARASLFVGNDSGIAHIASAVGCPSVVIFGSSNRDHWRPWTDAPHRIVYEPFDCQPCAGYRCEKYVSPRCIESVGTASLTAAIESLLS
- a CDS encoding Trm112 family protein produces the protein MAISPELLEILRCPKCRSEVKIKDDQTGLKCVNPECALVYPIRDEIPVMLVDEATVEK